The following proteins come from a genomic window of Ferrovibrio sp. MS7:
- a CDS encoding flavin-containing monooxygenase, giving the protein MTYLIIGAGPAGLAAAKTFKQAGLDFVVAERHGDIGGQWLYGAEGSAVYASTHLISSKGTTAFTELPMADDLPAYPRHDQVRGYLHKFAHHFGLYEHIRLNTGVLSLAREGDAWRAAFSDGSTALYEGVVIANGHLSDPNIPSFPGTFSGEIFHSKRYKTPEIFDGKRVLIVGAGNTGCDIVVDAVHRATAVGWSLRGGNHFVPKFVAGRPADAGNHNRRFVLPRNLRSFIHGLAIRILVGPPERFGLPKPRHRLYDRTPIVNSLVLQHLGQGDVRVHKPIERFDGRVVHFKDGVSTEYDLIILATGYRTTFPFLDLKWLNWREPAPHLYLNIFPPGDNGLYVCGLLEGAGIGWPGRMLQAELIAAYIAARAKPAGEAFRRRIDAYCAGPRPRDAGEHGIFVDFLEYKRDARKAIEGLV; this is encoded by the coding sequence ATGACCTATCTGATCATCGGTGCCGGCCCGGCCGGGCTCGCGGCGGCCAAGACCTTCAAGCAGGCCGGCCTCGATTTCGTTGTCGCCGAGCGCCATGGCGATATCGGCGGACAATGGCTCTATGGCGCGGAAGGCAGCGCGGTCTATGCCTCGACACATTTGATCTCGTCCAAGGGCACCACGGCCTTCACCGAACTGCCGATGGCCGATGACCTGCCAGCTTATCCGCGCCACGATCAGGTGCGCGGCTACCTGCACAAGTTCGCGCATCATTTCGGCCTCTACGAGCATATCCGGCTCAATACCGGCGTGCTCAGTCTGGCGCGCGAAGGCGATGCCTGGCGGGCCGCTTTCTCGGATGGCAGCACGGCGCTCTATGAGGGCGTGGTGATCGCCAACGGGCATCTGAGCGATCCGAATATCCCGAGTTTCCCCGGCACGTTCTCGGGCGAGATATTCCATTCCAAGCGTTACAAGACGCCGGAGATTTTCGACGGCAAGCGCGTGTTGATCGTCGGCGCCGGCAATACCGGCTGCGATATCGTGGTGGATGCGGTGCATCGCGCCACGGCGGTCGGCTGGAGCCTGCGCGGCGGAAATCATTTCGTGCCGAAATTCGTTGCCGGCAGGCCCGCCGATGCCGGCAACCATAACCGTCGCTTCGTGCTGCCGCGCAATCTGCGCTCGTTCATTCATGGTCTGGCGATCCGCATCCTGGTCGGCCCACCGGAACGCTTCGGCCTGCCGAAGCCGCGCCACCGGCTTTATGACCGCACGCCCATCGTCAATTCCCTGGTGCTGCAGCATCTGGGCCAGGGCGATGTGCGGGTGCATAAGCCGATCGAACGCTTCGATGGCCGCGTGGTGCATTTCAAGGATGGCGTCAGTACCGAGTATGACTTGATCATCCTCGCCACCGGTTATCGCACCACGTTTCCGTTCCTGGATCTGAAATGGCTGAACTGGCGCGAGCCGGCGCCGCATCTCTATCTCAATATCTTTCCGCCGGGCGATAATGGCCTCTATGTCTGTGGCCTGCTGGAAGGCGCGGGCATCGGCTGGCCCGGCCGCATGCTGCAGGCGGAATTGATCGCCGCCTATATCGCGGCCAGGGCCAAGCCGGCCGGCGAGGCCTTCCGCCGCCGCATCGACGCCTATTGCGCCGGGCCGCGGCCTCGGGACGCCGGCGAACACGGCATCTTCGTCGATTTTCTGGAATACAAGCGGGATGCGCGCAAGGCGATTGAAGGGCTGGTATAG
- the nth gene encoding endonuclease III, translating to MPAANKPPRKPKTRKPKALAPEAVREIFARFAAAEPAPKTELNYVNAYTLLVAVVLSAQATDVGVNKATKKLFERVQDPAAMLKLGEAGLKEHIKTIGLFNAKTKNVIALSRLLLEQHGGDVPRDRDALQALPGVGRKTANVVLNVLWGEPTIAVDTHIFRVSNRIGLAPGKTPLAVELGLEKIVPADYIQHAHHWLILHGRYICKARQPACPRCIIRDLCAFPEKTPDVD from the coding sequence ATGCCCGCCGCGAATAAGCCGCCCCGCAAACCGAAGACCCGCAAGCCCAAAGCCCTGGCGCCCGAGGCCGTGCGCGAAATCTTCGCCCGCTTCGCTGCCGCCGAGCCGGCGCCCAAGACCGAACTCAACTACGTCAACGCCTATACCCTGCTGGTCGCCGTGGTGCTGTCGGCGCAGGCCACCGATGTCGGCGTCAACAAGGCGACAAAGAAACTGTTCGAGCGGGTACAGGATCCGGCGGCAATGCTGAAGCTTGGCGAGGCCGGCTTGAAAGAGCATATCAAGACCATCGGCCTGTTCAACGCCAAGACCAAGAACGTGATCGCGCTGTCACGCCTGCTGCTGGAGCAGCATGGCGGCGACGTGCCACGCGACCGCGATGCACTGCAGGCATTGCCTGGCGTCGGGCGCAAGACAGCGAATGTGGTGCTGAACGTGCTATGGGGCGAACCGACGATCGCTGTCGATACCCATATCTTCCGGGTTTCCAACCGCATCGGCCTGGCGCCGGGCAAGACGCCGCTGGCCGTCGAACTGGGGCTGGAGAAGATCGTACCAGCGGATTACATACAACACGCGCATCACTGGCTGATCCTGCATGGCCGCTATATCTGCAAGGCGCGGCAGCCGGCCTGCCCGCGCTGCATCATCCGCGACCTCTGCGCTTTTCCGGAAAAGACTCCCGATGTCGACTGA
- a CDS encoding NAD-dependent epimerase/dehydratase family protein produces MTILVTGAAGFIGAVLLRRLAGESIIGLDLRAPAQPVPSVDYRQGDIRDRAALVALMQSVRPRVVVHLASVVAAGGDAALDHAIDVGGTENVLIACKEAGVRRLVVTSSGAAYGYHADNPVPLTETDALRGNEDFPYARNKRLVEEMLARWRDLYPQLEQVVFRPCTVLAPGLKNQITAIFERPMITGLAGATTPFSFIADSDVAAALARAATDGPAGIYNLAGDGALSLRQIAARIGKTYLAIPPGLMRGALFAANRLGLTKLGPTQVLFLQYRPVLDNTRLKTVFGYVPAFDSAGAFARYWQGVA; encoded by the coding sequence ATGACGATCCTGGTCACCGGCGCCGCCGGCTTCATTGGTGCTGTGTTGCTGCGGCGTCTGGCGGGCGAGAGCATCATCGGCCTTGATCTGCGCGCACCTGCGCAGCCCGTGCCCAGCGTCGATTACCGCCAGGGCGATATCCGCGACCGCGCCGCGCTGGTTGCGCTGATGCAGAGCGTGAGGCCGCGTGTGGTGGTGCATCTGGCTTCCGTGGTCGCCGCCGGCGGCGATGCGGCGCTGGATCATGCCATCGATGTCGGCGGCACGGAGAATGTATTGATCGCCTGCAAGGAAGCCGGTGTGCGCCGCCTGGTCGTCACCTCCTCGGGTGCCGCCTATGGCTATCATGCCGACAACCCGGTGCCCTTGACTGAAACCGATGCGTTGCGCGGCAACGAGGATTTTCCCTATGCGCGCAACAAAAGATTGGTCGAGGAAATGCTGGCACGCTGGCGCGACCTCTACCCGCAGCTCGAGCAGGTGGTGTTCCGGCCCTGCACCGTGCTGGCGCCGGGCTTGAAGAACCAGATCACCGCCATCTTCGAGCGGCCGATGATCACCGGGCTGGCCGGGGCCACCACGCCGTTCAGCTTCATCGCCGACAGCGATGTCGCCGCCGCATTGGCGCGCGCCGCGACGGATGGCCCGGCCGGCATCTACAATCTCGCTGGCGATGGCGCGCTCAGCCTGCGCCAGATTGCAGCGCGTATCGGTAAGACCTATCTGGCTATTCCGCCCGGGCTGATGCGTGGCGCGCTGTTTGCCGCCAACCGCTTGGGCTTGACCAAACTCGGCCCGACTCAGGTATTGTTCCTGCAATACCGCCCGGTGCTGGATAATACGCGGCTCAAGACCGTGTTCGGCTATGTGCCGGCGTTTGACTCAGCCGGCGCCTTCGCGCGCTACTGGCAGGGTGTGGCATGA
- a CDS encoding ribonuclease T2 family protein — MIRLLVALLLLFAAAPDTLVTGAWAQSCRLPERVESRACAAQGPARGTPGQFDYYVLALSWSPAFCADAGRARANRLQCADNNFGFVLHGLWPQYRGATKGEPAWPQYCRRVEALPDALLRRHLCQQPSAVLMNCEWAKHGTCTGLDAEGYFAAAERLMQRLQLPDLRRGELQVGDLIKAIQAVNTGIKPEHIAVIVRDGALSEVRLCYSRNLTEYVACDPAVGGSRPSRRLRVQ, encoded by the coding sequence ATGATCCGCCTGCTTGTCGCCCTTCTGCTCCTGTTCGCCGCTGCTCCTGACACGCTCGTGACCGGCGCCTGGGCGCAATCCTGCCGCCTGCCCGAGCGCGTGGAAAGCCGCGCCTGTGCTGCCCAGGGCCCGGCGCGCGGCACGCCCGGCCAGTTCGACTATTATGTGCTGGCCTTGAGCTGGTCGCCGGCCTTCTGTGCCGATGCCGGCCGTGCACGCGCCAACCGGCTGCAATGCGCCGACAATAATTTCGGCTTCGTCCTGCATGGCCTGTGGCCGCAATACCGTGGTGCAACAAAAGGCGAGCCAGCCTGGCCGCAATATTGCCGTCGTGTCGAGGCGCTACCAGATGCCTTGCTGCGCCGCCATCTCTGCCAGCAGCCCAGCGCTGTGTTGATGAATTGCGAATGGGCCAAGCATGGCACCTGCACCGGCCTTGATGCGGAAGGCTACTTCGCCGCCGCCGAGCGGCTGATGCAGCGCCTGCAACTGCCAGACCTGCGGCGCGGCGAGCTGCAGGTCGGCGATCTGATCAAGGCGATACAGGCTGTAAATACGGGCATAAAGCCTGAACATATCGCGGTGATTGTGAGGGATGGGGCGTTAAGCGAAGTAAGACTGTGCTACAGCCGGAATTTGACGGAATACGTTGCCTGTGACCCGGCTGTCGGCGGCTCCAGGCCGAGCCGTCGCTTGCGGGTGCAATGA
- a CDS encoding methyl-accepting chemotaxis protein, with product MILQRSIGARIVAAMLAATFLGIFIVAAYMVADNLRGAQDDIDQQMRDYYGDVQDGVTQEQRTLEAVSNTVAGLRPVQEAVARGDRAAALALLAETMKFLTERQGIGLITIQSPDGVAFMRSHNPTAFGDNVLARRQTVKAAIETGRTHGGIEPGRDNLSIFASVPMRLEGKLIGIVDTGAVLGEEFVKRMKARSRIDVAVYLPDGDNFKLYATTQKVDAVPQEALKAAMAGEVRTGRAKRGTMELALLTAPMNNFSGKPIAVVEIIADISAQAAEAQRDLIILLAIAAATLALTAVLAVLLARGISRPIVAVTGAMQQIADGALDTVIPAEGRADEIGRMAAALGVFKRNAQENRRLAAEQESQRAAFETERREQEAMLDRAMGQVVQAAASGDLTRRIDTAELDGVMKTLGDGVNRLVATTDGALRELSTVLGKLADGDLGARMQGSHHGVFAELQQDANRMATKLTEIVQQLGTATHAVRDAAHEISAGSHDLAGRTEQQAASLEETAASMHEITATVKQNADNAQAANQLSQAARDTANRGGSVVQDAVAAVARIEDSARKISDIVGLIDEIAFQTNLLALNASVEAARAGEAGKGFAVVAQEVRSLAQRSANASKEIKALIVESNNQVRSGAALVNQTGKSLEEIVAAIKKVSDIVAEIAAASAEQSTGLEEVNVAVGNMDEMTQRNGALVEQTNAAAQSLAGQADQLATAVGFFRL from the coding sequence ATGATCCTGCAACGCTCCATCGGCGCGCGCATCGTCGCCGCCATGCTTGCCGCCACCTTCCTCGGCATCTTCATCGTCGCCGCCTACATGGTGGCCGATAATCTTCGCGGCGCGCAGGATGATATCGACCAGCAGATGCGCGATTACTACGGCGATGTGCAGGATGGCGTGACCCAGGAGCAGCGCACGCTGGAAGCGGTGAGCAATACCGTTGCGGGTCTGCGCCCGGTGCAGGAAGCGGTGGCACGCGGCGACCGTGCCGCTGCCCTGGCCTTGCTGGCCGAGACGATGAAGTTCCTCACCGAGCGCCAGGGCATCGGCCTGATCACGATTCAATCGCCCGATGGCGTGGCGTTCATGCGCTCGCATAATCCCACCGCGTTCGGCGACAATGTGCTGGCGCGGCGCCAGACCGTGAAGGCGGCGATTGAGACCGGCCGCACCCATGGCGGCATCGAGCCGGGCCGCGACAACCTCTCGATCTTCGCCAGCGTACCGATGCGCCTCGAGGGCAAGCTGATTGGCATTGTCGATACCGGCGCCGTGCTGGGCGAGGAATTTGTCAAGCGCATGAAGGCGCGCAGCCGCATCGACGTGGCGGTCTACCTGCCCGATGGCGACAACTTCAAGCTCTACGCCACGACGCAGAAGGTCGATGCCGTGCCGCAGGAAGCGCTCAAGGCGGCGATGGCCGGCGAGGTTCGCACCGGCCGCGCCAAACGCGGCACCATGGAACTGGCCCTGCTTACCGCGCCCATGAACAATTTCTCCGGCAAGCCGATAGCGGTGGTGGAGATCATCGCCGATATCAGCGCCCAGGCCGCCGAAGCACAGCGCGACCTGATCATCCTGCTGGCCATCGCGGCGGCCACGCTGGCATTGACTGCCGTGCTGGCGGTGCTGCTGGCGCGCGGCATCAGCCGCCCCATCGTGGCGGTGACCGGCGCAATGCAGCAGATCGCCGATGGCGCGCTGGATACCGTGATCCCTGCCGAGGGCCGCGCCGACGAGATCGGCCGCATGGCGGCGGCGCTGGGTGTGTTCAAGCGCAACGCGCAGGAGAACCGCCGCTTGGCGGCAGAGCAGGAAAGCCAGCGCGCCGCCTTCGAGACCGAGCGGCGCGAACAGGAAGCGATGCTCGACCGTGCCATGGGCCAGGTGGTGCAGGCAGCCGCCAGCGGCGACCTGACGCGGCGCATCGACACGGCGGAACTCGATGGCGTGATGAAAACACTGGGCGATGGCGTCAACCGCCTGGTCGCCACCACCGATGGCGCGTTGCGTGAACTATCGACGGTGCTCGGCAAGCTCGCCGATGGCGATCTCGGCGCGCGCATGCAGGGCAGCCATCATGGCGTATTCGCCGAATTGCAGCAGGACGCCAACCGCATGGCGACCAAGCTGACCGAGATCGTGCAGCAGCTTGGCACCGCCACCCATGCGGTGCGCGATGCGGCGCATGAAATCTCTGCCGGCAGCCATGATCTTGCCGGCCGCACCGAGCAGCAGGCCGCCAGCCTGGAAGAGACGGCAGCGTCGATGCATGAGATCACCGCCACGGTGAAGCAGAATGCCGACAATGCCCAGGCCGCCAACCAGTTGAGTCAGGCGGCGCGTGATACCGCCAATCGCGGCGGCAGCGTGGTGCAGGATGCGGTAGCGGCGGTGGCCCGTATCGAGGATAGTGCGCGCAAGATTTCCGATATCGTCGGCCTGATTGATGAAATCGCCTTCCAGACCAACCTGCTGGCGCTGAACGCTTCCGTCGAAGCAGCCCGCGCCGGCGAAGCCGGCAAGGGTTTCGCCGTGGTGGCGCAGGAAGTGCGCAGCCTGGCGCAGCGTTCGGCCAATGCCTCGAAGGAGATCAAGGCGCTGATCGTCGAATCCAACAACCAGGTGCGCAGCGGCGCGGCCTTGGTGAACCAGACCGGCAAGTCGCTGGAGGAGATCGTCGCGGCGATCAAGAAAGTGTCGGATATCGTCGCCGAAATCGCCGCCGCTTCCGCCGAACAATCGACCGGCCTGGAAGAAGTCAATGTCGCCGTCGGCAACATGGACGAGATGACGCAGCGCAACGGCGCCCTGGTGGAGCAGACCAATGCCGCGGCGCAGTCGCTGGCCGGCCAGGCCGACCAGCTCGCCACGGCGGTGGGCTTCTTCCGGCTGTAA